The Lolium perenne isolate Kyuss_39 chromosome 6, Kyuss_2.0, whole genome shotgun sequence genome segment ACCGATAAATGACGTAGACAACACTGTACGCTTTCCAATAGCATCAGCACTACCCTCACCGGCATGCAAGCTGTCCATCAGGCCTTGGTACAGGTCTGCCCTTATCTTATCTTGATGATTCCAAATATAGTCCAACCGTGAGTTCTCGATCTTGATATACGTGTCGACCGCGAACTGCTGAAAAAGACGCTTTCCGTGGAGGATTGGGTTAAATATCCCAGGACGCATCTGGAATTTGTAGCAGTAGTAGTCCCGCACTGACACACATTTACTTCCTCCCGAAGCTGCATAGAGAATTTAGAATGAGTGGTGTTAGAAACGGAAGATCATATGTCTTAGCATGGACTGCGCATGTAAGAAATAATCAAAACACATACCTGGATCATTATCTTCGTCGCCATCATCATTGTTGTCGCCGGGGGATTCAGAGGACTCGTCTTTATTACGACGAGCTAGACGAGCTGCACGAGCTGCCATCACAGTATCATAGGACACATTTTCCTTCGGGATATCGGTATGCCACCCAAGCTCGCCTCTAGGGAAGAATAGTGGGTACGACAGTGCGTCATAGCATCCATGATATGACTTGATGCCAAAAATATCTCTGTTTTTCCCTTGCAAGATCACGCTGTGGTCGAACTGTCTTCTTCGTTCGCTTCCTTCCACCCACACTGCGGCTACTTCAGAAGTGGTAGGTGCATTGTATCTCCTCTGATCCATCCTTTGGTCGAGGTTTAGTGTGATACGATAATCATCAACATCCTCAACCTGTCCCATACTCCGTAGGTGTTCAGAGTATGGGTTTTCACGAAGTATGTTCACCATCTGTGTGATTACTTCTTTGTCTTTTGCGCATTGCTCTTTGCGGCAGCTTCGATACCTGTGTTCTAAATTGGGGTCGTCATCAAAGAAGTAAAGCTCCAGGTGACTGCCTTGCAGACCATCTATTTTGCCAAATGACCTTATGTTGTGGTACATTTGGCCATGAGCACGAAAAGTGTAGATAGGATGCTTTGATGTGTTAGTGGTATCACCATCAAGGTTGCAGTATAGTGAGGTGAACGAGAAATGTCCATTGAAAAACCTTATGTTATCACGGAAATGCCTAGCATCAGGGTCTTCACTCGTCCAAAGCCTCTCGAGCTCGGGTGGTGTAGCCGTGTTGGCTAGCTTGATCTGCCCATTACGACAGCAAAACCCTGGTGGCTCATGCTCGAACCTCTTTGCACCACAATGTTTATGTATGCAGTTGTCAACAGACTTGAGCATGTGTGTTTCAGTTGGTATTTTGTTGTACACCATGTCATATGGATCTGAGACGTTTGGAACTGAAGCAGAGCCATCATTGACCTCATCTGTTTCCACATCCTCATCGGTATCATCTTCTGAAATGGTGGATAACAACATTAGCCATAATATTATGTGCAATATGTGCATGATATGGCCTGGAACATGATCAAATTACCTTGTCCAGCAAACATGTATCCTTCCTCATCTTCGGAGTCTTCCTCCAATATGACACCCTCGTCCTCACCTGAAGTATAATTATCTATTTATGAGAACATGTTTCAAATAGGCATTAATGAATAGTGGAAAAACAATTACCATTAGCTGGTGACTGTGTTTGAAGTTGTTGAACAATCTCGTTCGTTGGAGGCGTAGTATCTGCATACACAACATTAAAGTATAAGTGTCAGCCACTGCACTTGTTAAGAAAACCAACTTGTAGAACTAAATCATAAATAGGAGCTGCTTGAATTTAAGACTGATGAACAGGAGCCGACCTGTCTCTTTTCTTTTATCTATGCATGTTTTAGTCAGGCTAATTAATGATTGAACTTCACTGTGCTACTGCGAGAGTAACATGTTTCTTTTGGTTTAATTTCTTTTTACAGAGGTGGTTATTGAGGGGCTTGATCGTGCTGTGCTTTCCATGAAGAAGGGAGAGATTGCTCTTGTCACTATTCCTCCTGAATATGCTTATGGTTCAACAGAGTCGAAGCAGGATCTTCTGTGATTCCAGCAAACAGCATTGTGATTTATGAAGTGGAGCTTGTATTATTTGTAAAGGTATGTTTTTCTTTGAGATATGCATGTGCACTCTTCTGTTTGAACATTCTGTGTGCAGTAAAAATTATGAGCATCTTCTTAATACGTAGGATAAGGAGTCATGGAACTTAAACAATGCAGAGAAGATTGAGGCGTTAAGAAAGAAGAGGGCAATGCATTGTTCAAATTGAGCAAATTTGGCAGAGCTACGTTTGGCAGATAAGTTTTTAAATAAAACCTTGTGGGTGATATTAATTCACATTTAATGTTTAAGAACAGTACTGGTTGCAATTACTTCAGTTAAGTTGAGAAAAACATATAGGTACTTGAAGGTCTATATGCACTATAGGACAAATGCATGAAAGTATAGGACACATAGGTATTTGAAGGTCTATATACACTCGTAATGCATGAAAGTATGACCATCAGAACCGCTAACGAAGTAATTGGAGTAAAATAAAATGAAGGCATGAACATTACCATCATTAATCACGGCTGATTGTGTTGGTGTATCGGAACCATTTACGCCTTCCATGCTCATCGATGGGTTTTCATCTGCTGATGATATCGCATGCTTCTTACtatttgcatagaatgcttcattTCGAAGACCTAGCAAGGCATGCCTTTCTCCAGGTGTGACATGTTTTCTCCGTGACTTATTACTAACATCCATGTCAGGCGTCACCTCCCCTGACATTTGCTCTGCAATAGGTTCGATATATATAGGTGTTCCACTGAAATCAGGGATATGCCAATCACATGTGGGTATGAAGCCTTGAGTATCAGGAGTATGAATAACCCCAGGGGTCCAACATGGGTTCTCCATGGCTATGGATTCTTTACTCAGACTGTTGCTTCGTAACTCTCGGAGAGCTTTCTTACCACGCTTTTTCTTAGGACTCATATCGGCATAACGGAGCCTATCCCTTGCACGCATTTTTTCAATGTTCTCTGATAACATGAATAATAAAATGCTTGTAAGCACGAGTGCATGTAGCTATGAAGAAATCATCAATAACAAATCGCTTACCTGATAATGATCTCTTTTGTTGATAAGTTGCATTTCTTCTTGCTAGTAGTTCATTTTTACCATCGGTATTCATTTGTGCATATCTCTCCCTTTCCCGCTCCCTTTTCTTCTCCGTGCAATCAACAACGGGTGGCTGAATGCGGGATGACGTGGGTTCATTACTACCGCAGTTCTCCATGTTAGCTAGAATAAGCAAACCACATTAATAATAAGCAATATTATTATTTTTTTATATCATTCTATATGGCAAAGCAACTTCACACAGTAAACATGAATAAGTTGCAATCATACCAGTAGGGATGATTGTTTGCCCTTGAAATGGCATATGAATTGACTGCCTCTTATAGTTGTCATTTCTTCTTAGCCATTCATCATCTTCTGAAGGAACTTCAGTTTCCTTGTTCGCTAAAGGAACTTCATTTTCCTTGTTAACTGAGTTTGATGATTTTCGTTTTTGAACAGATTCACGTTGTTTTTTCAGAAAGTTTTCTTTTTTTGTGCTATCCATATGTGCATATCGCTCCCTAGCTTGTTGCCTCCTCCGCTCCTTTGGACATATGGGTGTTGCGTGAACACTCAATGAAGTGGGTCCATCAGTACAACTATTATAGGTGTCAACATTTTCTACACAGAAAAATATCACATATGTAGCTACATTAGATATGAACTATTAGATAGTtgcactattttttttttgtagagAAATTAGGTGCCTACATACCAGTCACGAGACTCCGTTGCCCCTGGTATGCCTCATTTTCAGCAGCTACACCATTTTCTATGTTTGTAGCAGTGTCTCCTTATCAAAACAAAAGGAGCGTGTGATTTAGTTGCATTATATACATGAATTAAACATAGGAGCTATAAATTGCAAAAACCCAACATGTGGTTTAGTGCACCTTTAACAGCGGGTGTGCTTTCTAGTTGAGTGAGTGCAGATGGACCTCCACTTGACTCTTGCGTGCCTGTAACAGATTGTGTGCTTTGTAGTTTAGCTTTCTTCCGCTGATAGGATTCACGACGCTTCTTAAGTAGCTCCTCTTTCTTTTGTGGATCCATCAGTGCATATATCTGTCGACGTTGTCTATTGCGTTCTTTCCCATCTATAGGTTCCCCTCCATTACTGGTGTCCGCGACACCTAATAAAATAAACAATGTAATCAGTTGTTGAGCATTGGTTGATTGACTTACACATTATATATCATTGTAGTTACTTGTGGTGATGCTGTTGGACAAGTCTTTGAACGGACTACGTTCACTCGATCGTTTCGACGGATCCATCTGCAAGGTAAAAGTGAATAAACATGAAGCTGGAATGCATaacattacaacacatttatctaTCTAGTCACATATGCATTGATTTGCCCACTTTCGGATGCAGTTAGACGGAGGAAACATGAATGATTCGTCGAACTTACCAGAGATCAAATCGATATGTCGACGGGACCTTCGAAATTTCCACTTGCATATGTCTTGGTTTGCTGGCCGTGCTAATTGTCTGGGAAAGTAGAACAAAATCTGGGTAAGGGGCCGAAATTTGGGTATTATTAGTTATGTTGATTGGCTGGGAGTAGAGGCAAATCTGGGCAAGAGGATGAATTGTAGGAGGGTAATTATTATAAATCCTATTTAATAAGGAAGGTGATCGCTCATCTTAATTATCAATATTACTAATTGCATGCTGTACTAATTTATGTTCGCTCATGTTTATTTCCTTATTTTCGCTCAAGGAATGTAGTAGCAAGGCATGCATGCACCTTACTTATGTAGGAGCACAACGGGTATGATTAGAGCATATGAATATTCCTTGCCCTCACTGATCTCAGCCTCAAAACTTGCTCACTGATATTCATATCGAAACTTTGCAGTACTTGTCACATTTTCAGTAGTTTAGTTTGCTCTCACATCTGAACTGGCAATTTACTGCTAGCTTGGTTCCACCCAAGGATAGTATGAAACTTGACAGTCAGCTTTGAAATCCCAATATCAGTTTGGTTGTCTGGAGTTTTTAATATTTTATGACTTGCTGAGCTTGAGATAGAGGCGCTGATTCTTTTTCAATGGAATTAGTTGGTGTGTTCAGCTGTGTGCATGACAAAGTGGTTAGTGCATTCTACTATATTATGTCACTCTTAGGAGATAAGAATCCGGAAAGCTGCTTTGCCTCCACCTATGATCCTAATCTCCGCAAAAAATTGCGGGAGTTATGAACCTGCCTCTGTTACAGTATAGTGTATAGTAGTGTTGATGACTAATTGCTTGCAATTTTTTTTCAGATATATCTAAAGCTTGCAATGTGATTTGTTTCGCTGGAAGGTAATATGGATGAAGAACTGAGCAGCGGTTGGTCAGACATAGGGAACATGTTTTCACATATGCCCAAATCATGATAAGTGAGCAACAATGATACCAGGTAAACCCCCTCTCCTTCTTAGTGTATAAGTGAAGATGGCCATGCACACTTTTTGCATTGAAGAAATGCATTGTTACTTACATCAGCATCTAACCATCCGTTGTGTTTAAACAAACACTCTTAATCTTTGCGCTCCAAGTTTGCGTCTAACTTTCTGTATGCACCTTATGCATATCCTAAGTACTTTTCAAGTTGGAGTTTATCAGAAACTGGTTAACCACAAACAATAGAATAGAAAACACTTGTATCGTAATAATTGAATGGCCATTACACTGAGAACAAGGTATGTGACCAAGAATTACAGTGTATTCCGTTCTAATACTAATAATAATTCATGGGCATATATGAGTCTTTGCTGTTGAGGATAAAAGCTGCCCCCTGTTCATGGACTCACAGCCTTGTCGGACGTAGGTTTGTATAGAAACCCATCTTCAACCTGAGTCGAACAAACACTCTGATCCGTCTCCTTATGTATTTCAGATTTGGGGTAAGCGTTAGACGATATGACTCCAGATCACCATCAATGCATGGCTTGAAGACAATATGTGACTCGTCTATTGATCTCAAAGCCCCTACAACATATATACATATATACATATATAATAAATAAATATTATAATAGACATGTATGCTCAAGATTTAGTGAAGACAACTACACATAGCTTGTAATATACCTTGCGCCACGCTGTACCGAAGATTTGATGCAGCTAAGGTCCACATATGTTGTTCGGCAAGCCGCCACTGTGTCATGTGACGTGACACGTGCTTGCCCCATATGCGCAGAGCAAGGTATTGTCCCCTTGTAAAGTACCAGTCATTAGTAAACCCATAGTTAGAAGAATAATAAAACAACCGAAGACTCTTTTTTTATCTTACTTGGTATTCATCAGGAAGACATCTCGGCAAGGGGTTCTACgattgtttgaattttgaaacatGACAGGGCTGACATGTACTACAATACCCTGAACATCTACAAATGCATGATAGTAAGAACATCAGTAGTTTAATTAGTTAAAATATAAAAAATTATACCTACCTACGATCGTTTTGTTTCTAATTCTCGTGGTCACTTCGAAATTGGCGAACTGTGTCGGAAGTTCAGGGATGCGAATGTTAGGGTGAGCAGGACAAATCTCTGTACGAGAGTCCATGTGAATGTAGTAGTCTGTTGGTGTGATCAATCCAAATGGTGGTGGAGCCTCAGAAATCTGGAACCCCACCCTTTTGAAATAGTACACCTCACCGACATGAAGCTCAGTGTTGCAACGTTCTGCTAGCCGCCGATACGCTATCGCCTCCATCTTGTCTCCCTGTCAAATTGCAAAAGATAGATACTTATGAAAATATAGCCATTTTGCAAAAGATATCAATCTACATGCTGATCTCTTCTTTAGTACACCAACATTTTACCAATAATTATCCATGCAATACCAGTAAGTACCACACATTCCTGTTAAAATGGCACGTTTGCACTACTGGGTATGAAAGAATAGATGCATTACATAAACTTGTATGGGAACCTGGACATCACATAATTATGGGAAcctggagtaaaatcattttattcTGAAGCTTGGGCTCTGCTATACTGCCTTACTCATGGTCCTTATTTGCATCCTATTTTCAGGAATGTCTACTTGACTGCTTTATTTACATCCTAACGAATTGAAAGAAACACATGCAGGTAATGTATGCAGGAAGAAACATTTACATAGCATTGCGAGAAGAAAGTTGTAGCTACTGGATACCAAGAATACATTAGAGGACTTACATTTGTGTCAGCTAGGATGGCGTGGTAAATAAGATCTCCCATCCGAGTCATTTTAATTCGCGCGGTCACAATTTTCGCGATCGTCACCCAACCATGACCGTAGGTGTGCATGTCTTCAACAAATCGGAAAATAACATGCCTGAGAAATAAGAACACATGTATCAGTCAAACTAACAAATGAAATCTTTGATGCAGTATTATAGTGTAGAAAGAAGAAGTTACAAGTGAGGATTCCAGGCGAAACGAGAGTACGGCCTTGGTGGCATTATTCTCTTCGAGCAGGCGCGTCCGAAGCTAAGTTGTACTGCCATGGTTACTTTGTAAGGTTGAAGATTGGTTGCACCATATTCTGCTAATTTCTAGGCCGGGTCCTGCTTTTGTACATCAAGTATTCTGCCCGGGTGCTATTCACGTCATCATTAACCTTCATTCCATTTTTCTTCATATTACCTTATGGGACGATATTGTTTATGGAATGATCTTGACTATGGGCGAAATTGATTCTGGGCGAGTTTGACTGGGCGTGATTAAATTCCTTTTGGTAATTATGGGACGATCTTGATTATGGGGCGAGATTGATTCTGGGCACATTCCTTCTGGGCGAGATTCATATTACCTTATGGGACGATATTGTTTATGGAATGATCTTGACTATGGGCGAAATTGATTCTGGGCGAGTTTGACTGGGCGTGATTAAATTCCTTTTGGTAATTATGGGACGATCTTGATTATGGGGCGAGATTGATTCTGGGCACATTCCTTCTGGGCGAGATTGATTGTGGGCACATTCCTTCTGGGCGAGATTCTGGGCGAGAGTGATTCTGGACGAGATTACATATGTTGTGCGATTTCTGGTGCGGCCCATTCGGTGCGGCCCATTTAGGTGACGACCAAAGCTGGTTGTAGTGAGAGGTAGGCAGAATAGGGAAcatgttcctcctttttaagtagtgtagattgcCTTACTTTAGTAAGCTTGTCATCCTTTGGCCTCATTGTTTTGTTCTACCTTGTTTTGATTCCTATTCAATTTATGATGACTTTCCACTATTCAGCATCTTGAAAGTTTCTTCAGGCAACAAACATATTTGAGATACGACACACTTTCCCATACATGTCAGGATCCCTCTAGGTTAAACAACAAGGTGGACATAATAAGAGCAAATAAAGAGATCATCCCAAGATCATTTCAACGAAATGGCTAGGTCCAAACTTTTTTATCATTCGCCTCACCACCATTTTTTCATCGTCACTCCACGAACATGTTTCCTTCCCGACCATCTGCCAAACCCAGAGTCCATTGTACTGAACATGGCCATCCTTGAGCAGAACAATGCGTTGCAACGATGTGCACACGCTTACAACATACTTCAAAAGGCATATGTGGCGCTCCATGAATCCAATCATTACCAGCTCCTTGAGGTGATGTTGTCTAAATTTATTGTGTTCTTTCGTCCATTCTATCCAGTCCCAGTATTCTGGCTCAGTTTCCGAGCGAGGCACGTGGATGTGCAGAACCTCGAGTGAAGGTGCGAGCATCAGGAGGCCTCGGGGCCATAAGATGTCCCAGTTCGAAGGTAGGTCAGCGACCAGGAGCCTTTTTAGATTCGGCAATTGCCTCTTGGAATTACTGGGCCAAATCCATCTTCTAAGCCCGGTGAATCGGATGACTAGGTTCGTCATGGTGGGAGATCCACGGAGGAAACTGTCGAAGTTATCTCTCAACTTAGTTGTGACTAAAGCATCTTGCTCTGTACAGAATGTGAGGTTAGTGTCCATGAGGCATGGAACGGAGCCAAATACAATCCTTGCAGTGTCGATTAGGGAGAATGCCAGGCGAACAAGCATTGGGAGGTCGCGCAGCTCGATGACCAAGAACGAGCACTCTTCCACAACGAGCTCCCTGATCTGAGAAGAGGGCGCGTCCACTACCaaagtgtgatgcgcacagcagcaggaGGTGAGGTGAAGAACCTGCAGCTGAGTGAAGTCTTTGAACACCCTCTCGTAGATGTCGACCGGCGTGGAAGCGGGCATGTCACGCAGGACGAGCCTGGTAAGCTGAGTGCCGTAGCTATGCAACTCCGGGAGTGTGCAGTACATGCCCAGCGTCAGGCTGCGAAGGCGAGACCGGCCGAGGCAGTCGTGAGGCAAGCTGTAGGCCGGCGTATGATCATCCTCACCTGACGCTGGCCTGACGACGACCTCTAGATCTTCCACTCCCCATGCGCCGACCGCGGCGTTGATCATGCGGTCGGCACAGACGCCGTCGTCATCGTGTCTCTGAAAAAACTCGAGACGGAGGGTCTTCAAACGCCGGTCCTGGCCACCATCGGCCGCTTCCAGGAAGCTCGTGACTCCATTGGCGAACGTCCTCATCGTATCCATCTCGCAGCGCGCCATCAGACCGTCGAGTATCCTGGCCAAAGTCGTATCACGAGGCATGTTGCGCTGGCGGAGGGTGACGGTCCGGTCGTACTCCGGCGGGAGTACGTCGCTCACCCGGAAGTCCAGCTCCGGCAGCTCGCGCGGGATGCGCGCCCAGCGCCTGGCGAGGACAGCCGTCGAGAGCGCCGTCCGGGTGTCCAGCCTGCTTACTATGAGGAGGATCAGTTCGTCGGGGAGCGCGCTGAGGCGGTCCTCGCCGCCAGCCGTGCGCCGCCGCACTCGACGCGACGTCGGCATGGTTCTCAATGGTATGCTCGCGATTAGGTTTACGGGATTAAGGGGCATGTGTTGGGGCTATATCAGGGCCCGGCTAAGGCAGTTCGATTCGGACTGGAATTAAGGCTGGCAATCGGATCCGGGAGGCTATTGCTGTTTCCACCGTATGTTTTTTCTGCATCTGATTGTCGTATAAAGCCAGATGTCGTTTTCTTCACGTATTGTCATGGTATCATGATCTCTAAGCAATCACACCTTTGTATATTTTGCATACCATGCATGGTCAATATATATTCGTCAAGGTTAAAATAGGTCTTAGGGTCAGAGAGTGACAAAAAATTGCTTTAAATCTCGAGCTACATGCATGGAACccgttttttttcttcaaaatttgAAAACAACATTAAAAATATTGAAAAATAATCATGCACAAAGATAGTGGTGTACTCTACCAACATATAAAATCTCGACCCGAAACACCTTATAATTCGGGATTAACAAAAATGACGAAAATCAGACAGAATTTTGAAGTTTGAAGTTTTGCATTGGTTGCTACTTTAGATGTCAGATTTTTTCCATTTTTCTGCAACCCAAAATAAGGGTTATTTTTTGAGTTGGTTCTTTTTTTTCTTTGGTAGAGCACATTATGTTTTTTACATCCAAACAATTTGCTTGCCATTTTCGAATTATTCAAAAAACAGGCTCCATGTCTATTGATGCAAGTGGGCCAATATTAAGGTACCCTCTACATTTTTT includes the following:
- the LOC139832337 gene encoding uncharacterized protein, producing MPTSRRVRRRTAGGEDRLSALPDELILLIVSRLDTRTALSTAVLARRWARIPRELPELDFRVSDVLPPEYDRTVTLRQRNMPRDTTLARILDGLMARCEMDTMRTFANGVTSFLEAADGGQDRRLKTLRLEFFQRHDDDGVCADRMINAAVGAWGVEDLEVVVRPASGEDDHTPAYSLPHDCLGRSRLRSLTLGMYCTLPELHSYGTQLTRLVLRDMPASTPVDIYERVFKDFTQLQVLHLTSCCCAHHTLVVDAPSSQIRELVVEECSFLVIELRDLPMLVRLAFSLIDTARIVFGSVPCLMDTNLTFCTEQDALVTTKLRDNFDSFLRGSPTMTNLVIRFTGLRRWIWPSNSKRQLPNLKRLLVADLPSNWDILWPRGLLMLAPSLEVLHIHVPRSETEPEYWDWIEWTKEHNKFRQHHLKELVMIGFMERHICLLKYVVSVCTSLQRIVLLKDGHVQYNGLWVWQMVGKETCSWSDDEKMVVRRMIKKFGPSHFVEMILG